The Lactobacillus sp. CBA3605 genome contains a region encoding:
- a CDS encoding LysR family transcriptional regulator, translated as MKTTQESIFSSKTLTYFLQLAETMNYTQAAQILGITQPALTQQIKKLERTVGAPLFYSVGKKLRLSDAGYTMLNATHSIYNVLNKATDEIQQTTSATQGSINIGVLASIEDHVFEDFAIKYYDANPNVIISFHMLTRKEIWERLENNRIDLAVMYLPDESIKNWKPYQSKRIIQDDLLFITSDPKQAKKKRIKFKDTTSEPWVMYPENYYLDQVIKESYKNQLADLPTAIARFTTPQQIYRFVAATGTNTALPNSFMVANPTTDNLHTVSFEPAIKFDLNFVFRKDKDQIPRIKNFLDEFDNYLHAEDYISRLQKINQK; from the coding sequence ATGAAAACAACTCAAGAAAGTATTTTTTCATCTAAAACTTTAACTTATTTTTTGCAATTAGCTGAAACAATGAATTATACACAAGCTGCCCAAATTTTAGGAATCACGCAGCCCGCCTTAACGCAACAAATTAAAAAATTGGAACGAACGGTCGGCGCACCTTTATTCTACTCAGTGGGTAAAAAGCTGCGCTTGTCAGATGCTGGCTATACGATGTTGAATGCAACACACAGTATCTATAATGTCCTTAATAAGGCAACTGATGAAATTCAACAAACAACAAGCGCAACTCAGGGTTCTATCAATATCGGCGTCTTGGCGTCGATTGAAGATCATGTGTTTGAGGATTTTGCGATTAAGTATTATGATGCCAATCCAAACGTGATTATTTCGTTCCATATGTTAACGCGTAAAGAGATTTGGGAACGTTTAGAAAATAACCGAATTGACTTGGCAGTTATGTATTTACCAGATGAAAGCATTAAAAACTGGAAACCATACCAATCAAAGCGGATTATTCAAGATGACTTGCTATTCATTACTAGTGATCCTAAGCAAGCCAAAAAGAAACGCATCAAATTTAAAGATACAACCAGCGAACCATGGGTTATGTATCCTGAAAATTATTATTTGGATCAAGTTATCAAAGAATCTTACAAGAACCAATTGGCGGATTTGCCAACGGCGATTGCACGGTTCACAACGCCACAACAAATTTACCGGTTTGTGGCTGCGACAGGCACGAATACAGCGTTGCCAAATTCGTTTATGGTGGCTAATCCAACAACTGATAATTTACACACGGTTTCATTTGAACCGGCGATTAAATTTGATTTGAACTTCGTCTTTCGTAAGGATAAGGATCAAATTCCGCGGATTAAGAACTTCTTGGATGAATTTGATAATTACTTACATGCCGAAGACTATATTTCTCGGTTACAAAAAATTAATCAAAAATAG
- a CDS encoding phage integrase N-terminal SAM-like domain-containing protein yields MTINFPYEKSFIAHLTAADKQPKTVAQYQLTLTDFFNYEQHFNDTFAASNLLVDLTENDIKLYLAMLKDNRHYQQSTLNKTLSNLNGYFSYLFEHRIMTTLPTFAIKGQPLTNEQLPADWPATLPELLKNDDLHVYTRAFLLLTCKGYTVSEMLAVDFYQVFKKNTFSTSEQVFLSTLKTFLSPLQTHYQTNDIFLKTRQRGQDPHLSLAALHKYLSGDGQRLGLPLKPTTMRQSYILWYLRQHRSLDSATVLKTLRLDVESLDYYQNLLRKQDLKRLRSAKQ; encoded by the coding sequence ATGACAATCAATTTTCCATACGAAAAAAGTTTTATCGCACACTTAACTGCTGCTGATAAGCAACCCAAAACTGTCGCGCAATATCAATTAACGTTAACCGATTTTTTTAACTATGAGCAACACTTTAACGATACCTTTGCTGCCAGCAATTTACTAGTAGATTTAACTGAGAATGACATTAAACTTTATTTAGCAATGTTAAAGGATAATCGTCACTATCAACAATCGACTTTAAACAAAACACTTTCCAATTTAAATGGCTATTTTAGCTATTTATTTGAGCACCGCATTATGACGACTTTACCGACCTTTGCCATCAAGGGCCAGCCACTAACTAATGAACAACTCCCAGCGGATTGGCCGGCAACCTTACCAGAATTGCTTAAAAACGATGATCTCCATGTCTATACACGGGCATTCTTGTTATTAACTTGCAAAGGTTATACCGTAAGTGAAATGTTAGCCGTCGATTTTTACCAGGTCTTTAAAAAGAACACTTTTTCCACCTCAGAACAAGTGTTCTTATCTACATTAAAGACCTTTTTGAGCCCTTTACAAACTCATTACCAAACCAATGATATCTTTTTAAAGACCCGTCAACGTGGTCAGGATCCGCATCTCAGCTTAGCTGCACTTCACAAATATTTATCTGGTGACGGGCAACGCCTCGGCTTACCATTAAAACCCACCACCATGCGTCAGAGCTATATTTTATGGTACCTTCGTCAGCATCGGTCACTTGATTCAGCTACCGTACTAAAAACATTGCGGTTAGACGTTGAAAGTCTTGATTATTATCAAAATTTGCTACGCAAACAAGATTTGAAACGCTTACGCTCAGCCAAACAGTAG
- a CDS encoding YozE family protein — protein MTFYRWLEPFLNQHGPYYSAACYAHSDFDFPLTSDVHELSDYITYLNIRDSVKKSFYSALNAYQTA, from the coding sequence ATGACTTTTTATCGCTGGCTAGAACCGTTTCTTAACCAACACGGACCGTATTATTCGGCTGCCTGCTACGCCCACTCAGATTTTGATTTTCCGTTAACTAGTGATGTCCATGAATTATCCGATTACATCACTTACTTAAATATCCGTGATTCAGTTAAAAAATCATTTTATTCGGCTTTAAATGCCTATCAAACTGCCTAA
- the msrB gene encoding peptide-methionine (R)-S-oxide reductase MsrB, which translates to MSEDKAALRQRLTSEQYAVTQDAATERPFSGEYDDFYQAGIYVDVVSGEVLFSSLDKYDAGCGWPSFTKPIASTQLDEHTDHSFGMRRTEVLSNEAKSHLGHVFDDGPQDKGGLRYCINSAALKFIPAADLQQAGYGKYLTLFNK; encoded by the coding sequence ATGAGTGAAGATAAGGCTGCTTTACGACAACGATTGACTTCGGAGCAATATGCAGTGACCCAAGATGCCGCTACTGAGCGTCCTTTCAGCGGTGAATACGATGATTTTTACCAAGCAGGGATTTACGTAGACGTGGTTAGTGGTGAAGTGTTATTCAGTTCATTAGATAAATATGACGCTGGCTGTGGTTGGCCATCATTCACTAAGCCTATTGCATCAACTCAGTTAGATGAACATACGGACCACTCATTCGGCATGCGTCGTACGGAAGTCTTGAGCAATGAAGCGAAATCGCACTTGGGACACGTTTTTGATGATGGTCCGCAAGACAAGGGTGGGTTGCGCTATTGTATTAATTCAGCAGCGTTAAAGTTTATTCCTGCTGCTGACTTACAACAAGCTGGCTATGGTAAGTATTTGACACTTTTTAATAAATAG
- a CDS encoding glycosyltransferase family 2 protein, protein MKIITGIGITVSSLFYFYFLLDIILMNHYREPVQPATKDPAKFNLYLVIPVLNEDQIIAKTVSHLSTQLAKLPATIHAQIITVDDNSTDNSLATLAASKSPYLQVLHRAGNDQQGKGAVINTAIQYLEHTLAQGTAPEQSIIGILDADAFMSSADLIQVVARFERTTKLAMLQTGVNIYNQTNWLTRMQDFEFMGVNSATQQLRERLGQGIASGNGQFVRLPFKLAMLQTGVNIYNQTNWLTRMQDFEFMGVNSATQQLRERLGQGIASGNGQFVRLPLALKNPWGNSLLEDLEFTLRTWLLGGQVEFTHTIVVQQEAVDHLRPFFNQRVRWCQGALQCMHYLPAIWRSAYVNWFQKIDITFWILMPITGCLVPLASLITLITLISRSMQDWTGGWHHLAIITIFLIALLSCALLAGICQRNYADIHQKLPFWRAMLTSIGFQGYLLIIAVTPYAAIYRQLVGKTNWTKTRHEATQVYSHLKRSY, encoded by the coding sequence ATGAAAATTATTACGGGGATTGGCATTACCGTTTCAAGCTTATTTTATTTCTATTTTTTATTAGATATCATTTTAATGAATCACTATCGAGAACCCGTTCAGCCGGCAACTAAAGATCCTGCCAAATTCAACTTATATTTAGTGATTCCAGTTTTAAACGAGGATCAAATCATCGCTAAAACAGTTAGCCACCTTTCGACACAATTGGCAAAATTACCCGCCACCATTCACGCTCAAATTATCACGGTTGATGACAATTCAACTGACAATAGTTTAGCAACCTTAGCTGCTTCTAAATCGCCATACTTACAAGTACTACATCGTGCCGGCAATGATCAGCAGGGGAAAGGGGCTGTCATTAACACGGCTATCCAATATTTAGAACACACTTTAGCTCAAGGGACCGCTCCTGAACAAAGCATTATTGGTATTTTAGATGCAGATGCGTTTATGAGCAGTGCCGACCTCATTCAAGTCGTTGCACGATTTGAGCGGACGACTAAGTTAGCCATGCTCCAAACGGGTGTTAATATTTATAATCAAACTAATTGGCTCACCCGCATGCAAGATTTTGAGTTCATGGGGGTTAATAGTGCAACACAACAGTTACGTGAACGTTTAGGCCAGGGGATTGCATCCGGTAACGGGCAATTTGTCCGGCTACCATTTAAGTTAGCCATGCTCCAAACGGGTGTTAATATTTATAATCAAACTAATTGGCTCACCCGCATGCAAGATTTTGAGTTCATGGGGGTTAATAGTGCAACACAACAGTTACGTGAACGTTTAGGCCAGGGGATTGCATCCGGTAACGGGCAATTTGTCCGGCTACCATTAGCCTTAAAGAATCCCTGGGGGAATAGTTTGCTAGAGGACTTAGAGTTTACATTACGAACCTGGTTACTGGGTGGCCAAGTTGAGTTTACGCATACCATTGTCGTTCAACAGGAAGCAGTTGATCACTTGCGCCCATTTTTCAACCAACGGGTGCGCTGGTGCCAAGGGGCTTTACAATGTATGCACTATTTACCAGCTATTTGGCGTTCGGCTTATGTTAATTGGTTTCAAAAAATTGATATAACTTTTTGGATTTTAATGCCAATTACTGGTTGTTTGGTGCCACTGGCTAGTCTGATAACGTTAATCACACTCATCAGTCGTAGCATGCAGGATTGGACGGGCGGGTGGCATCACTTAGCAATTATAACGATTTTTTTGATTGCCTTATTAAGCTGTGCATTGTTAGCTGGTATTTGTCAACGAAATTATGCCGATATTCATCAAAAACTACCATTTTGGCGGGCTATGTTGACTAGTATTGGTTTTCAGGGCTATCTCTTAATTATTGCAGTGACGCCATATGCAGCGATTTATCGCCAACTAGTCGGCAAAACTAATTGGACGAAGACTCGTCATGAAGCCACACAAGTGTACTCACACTTGAAACGCTCATATTAG
- the msrA gene encoding peptide-methionine (S)-S-oxide reductase MsrA, whose translation METTAIFAGGCFWCMVKPFDSLPGIKKVVSGYTGGTVANPTYEQVASHTTGHTEAVEITFDPEVISYAALVEIYWHQTDPTDAAGQFQDRGDSYRPVIFVKDAAQRKIATASKTRLAASEQFDAPIVTQIEDVQPFYPAEPEHQDFYRRNPFRYQIEEMGGREKFIKQHWTN comes from the coding sequence ATGGAAACAACAGCAATTTTTGCCGGTGGCTGTTTTTGGTGTATGGTTAAGCCCTTTGATAGCTTGCCGGGAATTAAAAAGGTTGTCTCCGGTTATACTGGCGGCACGGTTGCTAACCCAACTTATGAACAAGTCGCTAGTCATACGACCGGCCATACCGAAGCCGTTGAAATCACATTTGATCCTGAAGTGATTAGTTATGCGGCGTTGGTTGAAATTTATTGGCATCAAACAGATCCAACTGATGCTGCGGGGCAATTCCAAGATCGTGGTGATAGCTACCGACCTGTCATTTTTGTGAAGGATGCGGCACAACGGAAAATTGCGACTGCTTCGAAAACACGTTTGGCTGCTAGTGAGCAGTTTGATGCGCCAATCGTCACCCAGATTGAGGATGTGCAGCCATTTTATCCGGCGGAACCTGAACATCAAGACTTCTATCGCCGTAATCCATTCCGTTATCAGATTGAAGAAATGGGTGGTCGCGAAAAATTTATTAAACAACATTGGACTAACTAG
- a CDS encoding transposase produces MKKLLETKQAVGIDMGVADLMITSDGVKYPTICFDKVLSNKKHYWEKRLARRRLQAMKEIAWDKHNQVLEPRELADLSNYRKARTIVAKYNEKIANQRNNYLHQLTKKLVTLPRIY; encoded by the coding sequence GTGAAAAAGCTGCTGGAAACTAAGCAAGCGGTGGGGATTGATATGGGCGTAGCGGATCTAATGATTACCAGTGATGGTGTCAAATATCCTACTATCTGTTTTGATAAAGTGCTGTCCAATAAGAAACATTATTGGGAAAAACGGTTAGCTCGTCGAAGATTACAAGCCATGAAAGAAATTGCGTGGGATAAACACAATCAAGTATTAGAACCGCGTGAATTAGCCGATTTAAGTAATTATCGTAAGGCACGTACAATAGTTGCTAAGTATAACGAAAAGATTGCCAATCAGCGGAATAACTATTTGCATCAGCTTACCAAGAAACTAGTAACGCTGCCAAGAATATACTAA
- a CDS encoding CDP-glycerol glycerophosphotransferase family protein, with the protein MGRLKTIKLTLLRASFNLFYQTCYHLGGPRSHRVTFATMRSTKLNDNLKALYQEFSAADTDYQMTVFCYHYDHSFKSRLGFLWASIRALHALARSELFIVDDYFFPLYAINKHADNQVVQLWHAIGSLKKFGLSLPHADQSILKPHTNYDWVFINSAVDKPAYADAFDIDPEHILATGEPMMDQLMVMQPEAHPGPKRLLYSPTYRSGIHGEQQVLAYVQAFIKATAQLTADWEINISLHPYLKLPASLNLPANVHIFQDATRVKTSMPTTDLFITDYSSLSLNFSYFDRPILLFTPDYEAYMAVCGFYVDYYDYLGAPHFAQADQLIDFINQQLPGLDLAYVHQLKAKTFPHQDGQNSRRVYQFLTKLL; encoded by the coding sequence GTGGGACGTCTGAAAACTATTAAGCTAACGCTATTACGCGCTAGCTTTAATCTTTTTTATCAGACTTGTTACCATCTAGGTGGACCACGGTCGCATCGCGTCACTTTTGCAACAATGCGAAGCACCAAGTTAAACGACAATTTAAAAGCCCTCTACCAAGAATTTTCAGCAGCGGATACGGATTATCAAATGACGGTTTTCTGCTACCACTACGATCATTCATTTAAAAGTAGATTAGGCTTTTTATGGGCCTCAATTCGGGCGTTGCATGCGTTGGCACGGTCCGAGCTATTTATCGTTGACGATTACTTTTTCCCGTTGTATGCCATTAACAAACATGCAGACAATCAAGTCGTGCAACTGTGGCATGCCATTGGTTCATTGAAAAAATTCGGCCTGAGCTTACCGCATGCTGATCAAAGCATTCTAAAGCCCCATACTAATTATGATTGGGTCTTTATTAATTCGGCGGTTGATAAACCAGCCTATGCGGATGCCTTTGATATTGATCCTGAGCACATCCTAGCAACAGGCGAGCCCATGATGGATCAACTGATGGTGATGCAGCCAGAAGCTCATCCGGGGCCTAAACGGCTATTGTATTCACCAACCTATCGTTCAGGCATCCACGGTGAGCAGCAGGTCTTAGCTTACGTGCAAGCATTTATTAAAGCAACGGCTCAATTAACGGCGGACTGGGAAATCAATATCTCATTGCATCCGTACTTGAAATTACCGGCATCATTGAACTTGCCAGCTAACGTGCATATTTTTCAAGACGCCACGCGGGTCAAAACTAGTATGCCAACGACTGATCTATTTATAACTGACTATTCTTCGTTATCGTTAAATTTCAGTTATTTTGACCGGCCAATCCTGTTGTTTACGCCGGATTATGAGGCTTATATGGCGGTCTGTGGCTTCTACGTTGATTATTATGACTATCTGGGAGCACCACACTTTGCACAAGCAGACCAATTGATTGACTTTATTAATCAACAGTTGCCTGGTTTAGATTTAGCGTATGTGCACCAGCTAAAGGCAAAGACATTTCCACACCAAGACGGTCAAAATAGTCGCCGGGTCTACCAATTTCTAACTAAATTACTCTAA
- a CDS encoding type II toxin-antitoxin system RelB/DinJ family antitoxin yields the protein MDNSKNIAISFRVNEQDKRQAALIYEALGLNLSTAFSMFLKRTIAVGGVPFDVTNSDLQHTETAALKQQLAAIRNGQLPTPDDEN from the coding sequence ATGGACAACAGTAAAAATATTGCAATCTCATTCCGAGTCAATGAGCAAGACAAACGACAAGCAGCATTAATCTACGAGGCACTAGGCTTAAACCTGTCGACAGCCTTCAGTATGTTTTTAAAGCGTACAATCGCTGTTGGTGGTGTGCCATTCGATGTCACTAATTCGGATTTACAACACACTGAAACTGCGGCACTTAAACAACAATTAGCTGCTATCCGCAATGGACAACTGCCCACACCTGATGATGAAAATTAA
- a CDS encoding manganese-dependent inorganic pyrophosphatase, which produces MSKELIFGHQSPDTDAIVAAKALSYLDNKLGMDTEAVALGEPNEETKFVLDYFDEPALRVITKAAPEVSEVMLVDHNEPQQSVSDIADVTVTHVVDHHRIAGFETTQPLFYRAEPLGCCSTVIYKLFKESNVEIPAKLAGLMLSAIISDTLLLKSPTTTPTDVAVVKDLANIAKIDYEAYGLDMLKAGTNLASKSEKELIDADAKSFELNGSTVRVAQINTVDLTEVLDRQAALEAAAKAENAAEGYDLFLMLATNILDSNSELIIAGAPTEPVEKAFGKKIENNRLSLPGVVSRKKQVVPPLTDAFNA; this is translated from the coding sequence ATGAGCAAAGAATTAATTTTCGGTCATCAAAGTCCGGATACTGACGCAATTGTTGCTGCTAAGGCACTTTCATATTTAGATAATAAATTGGGGATGGATACTGAAGCAGTTGCTTTGGGCGAACCTAATGAAGAAACTAAATTTGTTTTAGATTATTTTGATGAACCAGCATTGCGGGTCATCACTAAAGCAGCACCAGAAGTTAGTGAAGTTATGTTAGTTGATCATAATGAACCACAACAAAGTGTTAGCGATATCGCTGATGTTACAGTGACCCATGTGGTTGATCATCATCGGATTGCTGGCTTTGAAACTACACAGCCATTGTTTTACCGGGCCGAACCACTTGGCTGCTGCAGTACCGTTATCTACAAGTTATTTAAAGAAAGCAATGTTGAAATCCCAGCTAAGTTAGCCGGATTAATGCTTTCAGCAATCATTTCAGATACGCTATTGTTGAAGTCACCAACAACAACACCAACTGATGTAGCCGTTGTTAAAGACTTGGCAAATATTGCAAAAATTGATTACGAAGCTTATGGGTTGGACATGCTTAAAGCAGGGACTAACTTAGCTAGCAAGAGCGAAAAAGAATTAATTGACGCCGATGCTAAATCATTTGAATTGAATGGCTCAACGGTTCGAGTTGCCCAAATCAATACCGTTGATTTAACTGAAGTGCTTGATCGCCAAGCTGCCTTAGAAGCAGCTGCTAAAGCTGAAAATGCTGCTGAAGGTTATGATCTATTCTTAATGTTAGCAACCAACATTTTGGATAGTAACTCTGAATTAATTATTGCTGGGGCCCCAACGGAACCAGTTGAAAAAGCTTTTGGTAAGAAAATCGAAAATAATCGTTTGAGCTTACCAGGAGTCGTTTCACGTAAGAAACAAGTTGTGCCACCATTAACTGACGCATTTAATGCTTAA
- a CDS encoding ribitol-5-phosphate dehydrogenase: MLNQVYRLVAARQFEVQTVAETVTDQDIVVRPRYLSVCHADQRYFSGQRSQAVLRQKLPMALIHEGVGEVVHDPKGEFAPGTLVTMIPNTPVETDPIIKENYLPTSKFRSSGFDGFMQEYVCLQRDRVLALPTDFDMEMSAFIEMISVGVHALTQLEATMDADQKVIGIWGDGNLGYITATLVKQLFPESQLVIFGRHQSKLDYFSFADKTYLVDDIPADLKVSQALECTGGRGSEAAIGQIIEHIRPMGTAILMGVSEDPVDIDTRSVLAAGLTLRGVSRSGRVDFERALDILAKSPVTRERLQNLVGLTRKVSTIQDIIEFFESDLTNYWGKAVMEWDV, translated from the coding sequence ATGTTAAATCAAGTTTATCGGCTCGTAGCGGCACGCCAGTTTGAAGTCCAAACCGTCGCTGAAACGGTTACCGATCAAGACATCGTTGTCCGACCACGGTATTTGTCCGTCTGTCACGCTGACCAACGGTATTTCTCTGGTCAACGCTCGCAAGCAGTGTTACGGCAAAAATTACCGATGGCCTTAATTCATGAAGGGGTTGGCGAAGTGGTCCATGATCCTAAGGGCGAGTTTGCTCCTGGAACCCTGGTCACGATGATTCCGAATACGCCGGTTGAAACAGATCCCATTATTAAGGAAAATTACTTACCAACGTCAAAGTTTCGTTCTAGTGGTTTTGATGGTTTCATGCAAGAATACGTTTGTTTACAACGTGACCGGGTCTTAGCCTTGCCAACGGATTTCGATATGGAAATGTCCGCTTTTATCGAAATGATTTCGGTTGGTGTCCATGCTTTAACGCAATTAGAAGCGACGATGGATGCCGATCAAAAAGTCATCGGTATTTGGGGCGATGGCAACTTAGGCTATATTACCGCAACATTAGTTAAACAGCTCTTCCCAGAAAGCCAATTGGTTATCTTTGGTCGTCATCAGTCTAAGCTAGATTACTTCTCATTTGCAGATAAGACTTACTTAGTTGATGATATCCCAGCTGATTTAAAAGTTAGTCAAGCGCTTGAATGTACTGGTGGACGAGGCAGTGAAGCGGCCATCGGTCAAATCATTGAACACATCCGGCCAATGGGAACTGCCATCTTAATGGGTGTATCTGAAGACCCCGTTGATATTGATACGCGGTCCGTCTTAGCAGCCGGTTTAACGTTGCGTGGCGTTAGTCGTAGTGGTCGGGTCGATTTTGAACGCGCCTTAGACATCTTGGCGAAGAGTCCCGTCACCCGGGAACGATTACAAAATCTAGTCGGGTTAACTCGCAAGGTTAGCACCATCCAAGACATCATTGAATTCTTTGAAAGTGACCTCACGAATTATTGGGGTAAGGCGGTGATGGAGTGGGACGTCTGA
- a CDS encoding CDP-glycerol glycerophosphotransferase family protein — translation MLQRLKRVARRVLYGRRRPAPTVGTVPTETVDTSLKYLNEPRLDNDAESLIKRQVTRLEFNSSYLVIEGQAYFEKYPETDDERIVKSLLLVSDQHDELEIPLVNQAITDDHYPQAGYRGAINFSTINNGKPLQPGTYEVKLQLKQYLNKGWLIRRTTIGKIADTDQDLNYTTKMTSYSAKSNKSYSLIFRYNLAAQALNVTSYQLSEINPLENEFTSDEGLDTAAMRALKRRALKLWYRWYCLQPVRKKQISFVSDSRVTISGNFEFIYQELKQRQTDFKISFYLKPSIKAKKSWKEVRTLAKALATSRYIILDDFYPLVYPLAIRENADLIQVWHAVGAFKTFGYSRLGMPGGPKLQSLNHRNYTKALVSSHNIADKYAEGFGIAPDKIAPLGIPRTDIFFDEPKQAEIRARLETELPFIKGKKVILFAPTFRGNGQQSAYYPFEMLNFKEIYEALHEDYVFLLKIHPFVQNKPTLPYEYSDFYYDVSDYREINDLLLVADQLITDYSSVCFEYALLKRPMVFFAPDLADYMQSRSFYFNYFDFIPGSLAENTGDLINQLEHPVLNKAKLDGFINFFFDDLDGHATARFVDALQDNFGEDEALIDTGDGPEMSEDGKIIPTWVRRPLKLKLA, via the coding sequence ATGTTACAACGATTAAAACGAGTCGCTCGACGGGTGCTTTACGGTCGTCGTCGACCAGCACCAACCGTGGGCACGGTTCCAACTGAAACAGTTGATACCTCGTTGAAGTATCTGAATGAACCACGTTTAGATAACGATGCCGAATCGCTCATCAAGCGACAAGTGACACGTTTAGAATTTAACAGTTCTTACTTAGTCATTGAAGGTCAAGCTTATTTTGAAAAATATCCAGAGACGGATGATGAACGAATTGTTAAAAGTTTGTTGTTGGTCAGTGACCAGCATGATGAGCTGGAGATTCCCTTGGTCAATCAAGCTATCACGGATGATCATTATCCCCAAGCTGGTTATCGAGGCGCTATTAATTTTTCAACCATTAATAATGGTAAGCCACTACAACCAGGAACTTATGAAGTTAAATTACAACTCAAGCAATATTTGAATAAAGGTTGGCTAATTCGCCGGACCACTATTGGTAAGATTGCTGATACCGATCAAGATTTAAATTATACGACAAAGATGACGAGTTACTCCGCTAAGAGCAACAAATCATATAGCTTGATTTTTCGGTATAACTTAGCTGCCCAGGCCTTGAATGTGACTTCTTATCAATTAAGTGAAATCAATCCATTGGAAAACGAATTCACGAGTGATGAGGGCCTTGATACAGCTGCTATGCGAGCTTTAAAACGGCGAGCCTTAAAACTTTGGTATCGGTGGTACTGTTTACAGCCAGTTCGCAAGAAACAGATTTCCTTTGTTTCCGATAGTCGAGTAACCATTTCAGGGAACTTTGAGTTTATTTATCAAGAATTAAAGCAACGTCAAACCGATTTCAAGATTTCCTTTTATTTGAAACCTAGCATCAAAGCTAAAAAATCTTGGAAAGAAGTCCGCACGTTGGCTAAAGCCTTAGCAACTAGTCGTTACATCATTCTTGATGACTTCTATCCGCTAGTCTATCCCTTGGCTATTCGTGAGAATGCCGACTTAATTCAAGTTTGGCATGCAGTCGGTGCTTTTAAAACCTTTGGCTATAGTCGTTTAGGCATGCCTGGTGGGCCGAAACTCCAATCACTTAATCATCGAAATTATACGAAAGCTTTAGTTTCATCGCATAATATCGCTGATAAGTATGCGGAAGGTTTTGGGATTGCCCCCGATAAAATTGCACCACTTGGGATTCCACGAACGGATATCTTCTTTGATGAGCCCAAGCAGGCTGAGATTCGAGCCCGTTTGGAAACGGAACTCCCATTTATTAAGGGGAAGAAAGTAATCTTGTTCGCCCCAACGTTCCGTGGTAATGGGCAACAATCAGCGTATTATCCGTTTGAAATGTTAAACTTCAAAGAGATCTATGAAGCCTTACATGAGGATTACGTCTTCTTACTAAAGATTCACCCATTTGTGCAAAACAAACCAACTTTGCCATATGAATACTCAGATTTCTATTATGATGTTTCAGATTATCGTGAAATTAATGATCTACTATTAGTTGCCGATCAATTAATTACCGATTATTCATCAGTTTGTTTTGAATACGCCTTGCTAAAACGGCCCATGGTGTTCTTTGCACCTGACTTGGCTGATTACATGCAATCACGTAGTTTCTACTTTAATTACTTTGATTTCATTCCAGGTAGTTTAGCGGAAAACACCGGTGACCTGATTAACCAGCTTGAACATCCGGTTTTAAATAAAGCCAAATTAGATGGATTTATTAACTTCTTCTTCGATGACTTAGATGGGCATGCAACAGCGCGCTTCGTTGATGCCTTACAAGATAACTTCGGGGAAGACGAAGCCTTGATTGATACTGGTGATGGTCCAGAAATGAGCGAGGATGGTAAAATTATCCCAACTTGGGTAAGAAGACCCCTAAAGCTTAAATTAGCATGA